DNA from Synechococcus sp. CBW1108:
GCCGCATCTTCGAAGGGGTGCTCGGAGCGCCCGCGGGCACCGTGCGCAACGGCATCCCCCTGGAGGATTTTGGCGGCGGCCACCCCGATCCCAACCTCACCTACGCCCACGACCTGGCCGAGCTGCTGCTGGGCAGCGACGCCTACCGCTTCGGTGCCGCCTGCGACGGCGACGGCGACCGCAACATGATCCTGGGGACCCGCTGCTTCGTGAACCCCAGCGACAGCCTGGCGGTGCTCACCGCCAACGCCACCCTTGCTCCGGGCTACGGCGATGGTCTAGCCGGCGTGGCCCGCTCGATGCCCACAAGCGCCGCCGCCGATGTGGTGGCCAAAGACCTGGGCCTGCCCTGCTTCGAAACCCCCACCGGCTGGAAGTTCTTCGGCAACCTGCTAGACGCTGGGCGGATCACCCTCTGCGGCGAGGAGAGCTTCGGCACCGGCTCCGATCACATCCGCGAGAAGGACGGCCTCTGGGCGGTGCTGTTCTGGCTGCAGATCCTGGCCAGGCGGCGGGAGCCGGTGAGCCAGATCATGGCCGAGCACTGGGCCCGCTTCGGCCGCCACTACTACTCCCGCCACGACTACGAGGCGATCGCCAGCGAGGCGGCCCACGGCCTCTACAACCGAGTGAAGGAGATGCAACCAGGGCTGGTGGGCCAGAGCTTCGCCGGCCGCAGGGTCGCCACCGCCGACGACTTCGCCTACACCGATCCGGTGGATGGCTCCCTCACCAGCGGCCAGGGCCTGCGCCTGCTGCTCGACGACGGCAGCCGCGTGGTGCTGCGCCTCTCGGGCACCGGCACCCAGGGCGCCACCCTGCGGGTGTACCTGGAGAGCTATGTGGCCCCAGGCGGCAACCTGGCCCAAGATCCCCAGGCCGCCCTGGGCGATCTGATCAGGGCCATCGACGCGCTGGCGGAAATCAAGACGCGCACCGGCATGGATCGCCCCACCGTGATCACCTGAGGCGATCAGCTGCCACCGGCAGCACCCACCAAACCCGCAGCACGCCGATCAGCAGCAGACCCGCGAACGTGATCAGCATGCCGTTCTGCTGACCCACGGTGCCGGAGAGATAGGCAACTGCCATGGCGCTCACGGCCGCCAGAGCGGTGCCGCCCACCAGCAGCTGCCGGGCGCGGGTGTTGACCGGCAGGGACACCCGCAGGCTGGAGAGGGCCACCAGGCCATACACCAGCAGAAAGCCGAGCACGGTGAACCCACCAAACAGGCCGAAGATCTGGTTGATGGTGAGATTGCGCTGCACCACCAGCGCCCCTCCGGCCACCAGGGGCAGACCAGCCGCGAGCAGGGCGCAAGACGGGGTGCCGAAGCGGGGATGCACCCGGGCCAGAGGGGCCGGCACCAGCTGCTGCTCGGCCAGGCCGAACAGCAGCCGGGCCAGGGCGGTGAGAACCCCGATGCAGGGGCCGAATAGACACAGCAGCGCACCCACCTTGATCCAAAGCCCCGCCCCGGGAATGCCCATACGATCTGCCAGGGCACTGAGCGGATCGAGGCCCTGACGGGCCGCCGCCGGCAGCCAGGCCAGCCCCTCCGGCAGGAATGCTCCCCAGACCACGAACAGCCCGCCGGCGATCAGCACGGCGGTGCGGATGCTGCGCGGCACTGCCCGCTCCGGCTGGAGCGCCTCGCTACCGAGGTTTGCGGCGCTCTCAAAGCCGATGAAGCTGAGCACCGCCACCATCAATCCGGAGCGCACTTGAGCAGCGGTGTCGTTCAGGGGATTGATGGCCGCCAGATCCGGGGCACCCCAGCCCTGCCGTACCACCGCCGCAGTGAGGCTGAGGATTATCAGGGCCGAGAGGCTCTCGGTGACCATCATCGTGCGAGTGGAGAGCTGCACGTCGCGGCGGGCCAGCTCCAAACAACCCAGGGCCCCGATCAAATAGGCCAGCAGCCGCGGCGCCTGCAGGCCCAGATGCAGGGCCAGCTGGTCGAGGAAGAATCCAAAGAACACCAGACAGCCCAGCAGCGTGGCGCCATAGCCCAGCAGCAGGGCCCAGCTGGCCACCGCACCTGTGCGCGGGCCCAGCCCAGCGCTCACATAGCCGGCAATGCCGTTGGGGCTGCCGGGCAGCTGGCGGAACAGCACCAGGGTTTCGCCCACCAGCAGCACCACCACAAGGGCCAGGGCATAACTGATCCAGGTGGCGGAGCCGGCAGTGCGCATCGCCTCAGGGATGTTGAACACCGCCGTGAGCGTGAGCCCCACCGTGCCGATGGCCTGGGCCGTCACCGCCACAGGGCCCAAACAGCGTCGCAGCAAAGCTCAGCCCTCCGAATCGCTGGCCCGGGCGATGCCTGCCAGCTGACGCATCGTTTCACCCCAGGCGCCGCACCAGCCGCAACCAGCACCACCACCAGGGCCCGCTCCAGCGAAGGTTGGGCCATGGCATTGCCGGCATGGGCGGCGGCGCGGCGCCCCAGCACCAGCAGCAGCGCCGCCAGAACCGCCAACACCACGGCGGCCAGCAGCACCCGACGTCGATCCAGCTGACTCTGGCGCGGCGGCTGGTATCCGGGCGGATGGGGCAGGGGCATCAGGAAGCAGGGATGGAGGGATTGCTGGCACTGGCCGGGAACCAGCTTGCCTCCAGCCGTTTCATCAACACATAGAAGGCCGGCACCACGAACAGGCTCATCGCCGTGGCCACCAGCAGCCCACCGAAGATCACCGAGCCGATCGAGCGCTGGCTCATGGCGCCGGCACCACTTGCCACCACCAGCGGGAAGAAGCCGGAAAGAGCTGCTGAGGCAGTCATTAGAATCGGCCGCAGGCGCGACTGGGCCGCCCCCATCGCCGCCTTCACGTCCGACAGGCCCGCCTCCATGCGCTGGTTGGCCAGGTCCACGATCAGGATTCCGTTCTTGGCCGCCAGGCCGATCAAGGTCACCAGACCCACCTGGGCGTAGACATTGTTCACCTGCTTGTTGAGCACCAGGAACAGCAGTGCCCCCAGGATCGCCAGCGGCACCGTCATCAGGATCACGAGCGGATCGATGTAGCTGCCGTACTGGGCCGAGAGCACCAGATACACCACCACCAGGCCCAGGGCAAACACCAGCGCCGCCAGGGAACCGGCCGCCACTTCCGAGCGGCTCAGGGCCGACCAGTCCATGCCGATGTTGGTGAAGTTAAGCCGCTGGAAGGTAGCGGTGAGCGCATCGATGGCCTGGCCGGTGCTCTTACCGATCGCCTCAAAGCCCTGAATCAGCACCGTGCGGTTGAGATCGAAGTGGCTGATGATCGACGGAGCACTGTCCAGCCGCACCGTCACCAGGTTCATCAGCGGGATCTGGGCCCCACCGGCGGCGGGAACGTAGAGATTCTCCAGGCTGTCGATGGTTTCGCGCCTACTGCCCTCGGCCTGCACATACACCTGGCGGTACTGTCCGTTCTCGTAGGTCTGATTCACGAACGCCCCACCGTTAACCGCCCCTAGGACCTTCATCGCCGTGCCGAAATCCACCTGCAGCGAAGCCATACGGTCGCGGTCGGGCTCGATTCGCCACACCGGGGCATCACTCACAAACTGAGTGTAAAGGTTATAAAAGAAGCCGCTGGCCTTGGCCTTGTCGATCAGCTGGTTAGCCATGACTAACAGATCGGTGGGACTGTATCCGCCATTACTTAGGTCGTTGAACTGAAATGAGAGCCCGCCCTGGGCGCTGAAGCCCGGCACTGCTGCCGGCTGCTGGGCCATCACCTTGGCTCCCTCGATCTTCTGGAACTGGTGGTTGAGCCGCTGCACCACCGCCCGGGCTGATTGATCAGCAGAGCTGCGCTCCTCGATCGGCTTTAACCCGAAAAAGAACAGGCCCTGATTGAGAGCACCGCCGTTGAAACCGGCGCCGCCGATCAACTCGCCGCTCACGATTTCAGGCTCCTGCGCCAGGATCTGGCGGGCCTGATCGGCCACCTTCATCGTCTGCTCCAGCGAAGCCTGGGGAGGCAGCTGGATGATGCCCAGGCCGTAGCCCTGATCTTCGGTGGGCACGAAGCCGGAGGGGATGGCAATAAAGGCCACACCGGTGAGAACCACCCCGCCCAGCACGGCGCTCACTAGAAGCCGTCGGCCTCGAATGGCCCGCTCCAGCAGCCGCCCATAGGCGGCTGCCATGCGATCGAACTGGGTGTTAAACCCAGAGAAGATCGGCTTGAGGTAGGTGCCCACCAGCGCCCCCAGAGCGCCGAACAACAACAGCCACAACCAGCCGCCGAAGAGATAGCCGTAGGCAGCGCCGAAGGCCCCACCAATCAACGTCCAGCCACGGCCGGTGGGGTTGGTCTTGCCGCCACCCAGCAGCAGGGCCGACTGCAACGGCTTGCCGCTGATGGCGTTAAAGGTGCTCACCAGGATCGAGAACACGATCGTAAGGGCGAACTGGCGGTAAATCACTCCGGTGGCGCCGGGGAAAAAGGTGACGGGAATGAACACCGCCAGCAAAACGAGGGCCGTGGCGAGGATCGCGCCCGTCAGCTCTTTCATCGCATTGGAGGCCGCAGCGAAGGGCTTATCGCCTGCCTCGATACGGGCCTCTACCGCCTCCACCACAACGATGGCGTCGTCCACCACCAGGCCGGTGGCCAGGATCACCCCCAGCAGGGTGAGTTCGTTGATCGAAAAGCCAAACGCCTTGACGAAGATCATCGCCCCCAGCAGCGCAATTGGCAGGGCCAGGGCCGGCACCATCGTGGCCTTCCAATCCTGCAGGAACAGGAAGATGATCAGTAACACCAGCACCACGGCATCGCGCAGCGCATCCAGCGCTCCAAAGATCGAAGCATTGATGAAATCGGTCTGGTCGAACACCTTCTCCAGCTTCACGCCCGGCGGCAGGGTGCTGCGGAACTGCGTTAGCACCTGGTCAACCGCCTCGGCGGTGGTGATCGCGTTGCTGCCTGGCAGCTGGATCACCCCGAAGCCCACGCAGGGGTGGCCAGTGATGAGGTTGATCGCCGCCTGGTTGAAGTTCTGAAAGGCATACTCCGCCCGGCCCACATCACGGAGCCGGATCAGGCTGCCATCGGGGCCGCTGTCGCTGACCATGCCAGAGGGGCCGCGGCTAAGCACCAGGTTTTCGAACTCCTCCACCGTGCGCAGGTTGCCCTGCACCAGCACCGGCAGGTTGGTGGGATTGTTGGCAGATGCCGGCGGGCCGCCGATGCTGCCGCCCACCACGATCTGGTTCTGGGAGCGCAGGGCGTTCTCCACATCCAGGATCGTGAGGTTGAAGCGGCTGAGCTTGGCCGGATCCACCCAAAGTTTATAGGCGGGGTTACTAGCGCCGAACACCGTCACCTGGCCCACACCCTCGGCCCGGCTGAGCGGATAGGCGAGGTTGAGCTGATAGAGGCCGTTGAGGTATTCGCGGCTGAACTGCCCTTCTGTAGATGTGAGGTTGTACACCAGCAGATAGCTGGTGGCCGTCTGCTGCACCGTCACTCCCTGGGAGTTCACCTGCTCAGGCAGCTGGGCCGAGGCGGTCTGCACCCGGTTCAGCACATTCACCTGATCTATATCGGCATCGGTGCCGGCCTTGAACACCACATTGATCTGGCTAACGCCCTGGCTTGTGCTGTTGGAGCTGATGTAATCCATCCCCGGAGCGCCATTTATCTGCTCCTCGAGCGGGCCGGTTACGGCACTTTCCACCGTGAGCGCATCGGCCCCGGGCAGGTTGGCCGTCACCTGGATAGTGGGCGGCGCGATATTCGGCAGGTTCTCGATCGGCAGCAGCGGCAGCGAGATCACCCCGGCCATCAGGATCAGGATGCTGCACACGGTGCTGAGCACCGGCCGGCGGATGAAGGTGTCAGAAAGGCTCATCGCCGCGGGATCACCATGCCGCTGCGCAGCTGGGCCAGATTGCCCAGAACCACTGCATCGCTTGAGCTAAGCCCTTTGATAACGGCGAAGCGACCGCCCTGCAAGCTGCCTAAGGTCACGGGCGTCTGCACCGCCACCAGGGCACCTGCCGAGGGGGCCGGTGTGATCGGTGCGCCGATCAGGCGCTGGGCTTCAGCGGGCTGCACCGCCCGGAACACAAACGTCTGCCCCGCCTGCAGCAGCACCGCAGCCTGGGGAATCGCCAGCTTCTGCTCACGGCCGAATCGCAGGCTGGCCTGCACGCGCTGCTGATCGCGCAGGGCGCCATCGGAATTCTCGAAGGTGGCCTTCACCAGCAGCGTCTGGGTACGCCGATCGAGCGACGGGGCGATAAATGTCACCTTGCCGATCGCCTTCAGCGCCGGCTTGTCGGGCGCCTGCAGCTCCACCGGCATGCCGAGCCGTACGCGATAGGCCAGCTCGCCGGGCACATCCAACCTCACCCAGAGGCTGCGATTGTCGACAATGTTGGTGATGGTTTCGCCCTGGCGCACCACCGCCCCCAGCTTGTGCTGAATGTCACCCACCATGCCGGCGATAGGTGCCTTCACATCCTTGTAGGCCAGCGTGGCTGAGCTCGCCCTCACTTTCTCATCACTGGAGATGGCTTGGGTGACATAGGCATCGCGTTGCTTGGTTGAGACGGCGCCCTGCTCATTGAGGAAGATGTAGCGCTCGGCATTGAAACGATCCTTACGGGCCTCCGCCGCATCGGCAGCCAGACTGGCCTGCTGCTGAATCTGATCGAGCCGGAACAGCAGCTCCCCCGGCCGCACCATCTGGCCCTCGCGCATCGACATCGCCACAATGCGGCCATCGATCTCAGCGGCCAGGGGCACGTTGGCTATCGATTCAAGGGTGCTCTGGTAGGTGGCCTGATCGGTGAAGGCCTGGGGAGCCGGACTGGTCAGAGAAAAGGTGGACTGTGGTGGCGGCGGTGGTGGCTTGACGCAGCCGACAAGGGTGGCCAAAAGCGCCGGAAACGCCAGCATCGGCCCCAGGGAAGCAGAAGGCCTGGGCT
Protein-coding regions in this window:
- a CDS encoding alpha-D-glucose phosphate-specific phosphoglucomutase gives rise to the protein MNVQHIALARPFSDQKPGTSGLRKSSRQFQAPHYLESFIEASLRVLPGVAGGTLVVGGDGRYGNRQAIAVIARMAAAHGVARLITTTGGILSTPAASHLIRQHGAVGGVILSASHNPGGPDGDFGVKINGANGGPTPESITDAIYAATQTLDGYRICEGGSDPDLSTPSRSSIGDLQVDVIDGVDDYVALMQRLFDFDQIGDLLRGDFPMAFDAMHAVTGPYASRIFEGVLGAPAGTVRNGIPLEDFGGGHPDPNLTYAHDLAELLLGSDAYRFGAACDGDGDRNMILGTRCFVNPSDSLAVLTANATLAPGYGDGLAGVARSMPTSAAADVVAKDLGLPCFETPTGWKFFGNLLDAGRITLCGEESFGTGSDHIREKDGLWAVLFWLQILARRREPVSQIMAEHWARFGRHYYSRHDYEAIASEAAHGLYNRVKEMQPGLVGQSFAGRRVATADDFAYTDPVDGSLTSGQGLRLLLDDGSRVVLRLSGTGTQGATLRVYLESYVAPGGNLAQDPQAALGDLIRAIDALAEIKTRTGMDRPTVIT
- a CDS encoding APC family permease — its product is MAVTAQAIGTVGLTLTAVFNIPEAMRTAGSATWISYALALVVVLLVGETLVLFRQLPGSPNGIAGYVSAGLGPRTGAVASWALLLGYGATLLGCLVFFGFFLDQLALHLGLQAPRLLAYLIGALGCLELARRDVQLSTRTMMVTESLSALIILSLTAAVVRQGWGAPDLAAINPLNDTAAQVRSGLMVAVLSFIGFESAANLGSEALQPERAVPRSIRTAVLIAGGLFVVWGAFLPEGLAWLPAAARQGLDPLSALADRMGIPGAGLWIKVGALLCLFGPCIGVLTALARLLFGLAEQQLVPAPLARVHPRFGTPSCALLAAGLPLVAGGALVVQRNLTINQIFGLFGGFTVLGFLLVYGLVALSSLRVSLPVNTRARQLLVGGTALAAVSAMAVAYLSGTVGQQNGMLITFAGLLLIGVLRVWWVLPVAADRLR
- a CDS encoding efflux RND transporter permease subunit; the protein is MSLSDTFIRRPVLSTVCSILILMAGVISLPLLPIENLPNIAPPTIQVTANLPGADALTVESAVTGPLEEQINGAPGMDYISSNSTSQGVSQINVVFKAGTDADIDQVNVLNRVQTASAQLPEQVNSQGVTVQQTATSYLLVYNLTSTEGQFSREYLNGLYQLNLAYPLSRAEGVGQVTVFGASNPAYKLWVDPAKLSRFNLTILDVENALRSQNQIVVGGSIGGPPASANNPTNLPVLVQGNLRTVEEFENLVLSRGPSGMVSDSGPDGSLIRLRDVGRAEYAFQNFNQAAINLITGHPCVGFGVIQLPGSNAITTAEAVDQVLTQFRSTLPPGVKLEKVFDQTDFINASIFGALDALRDAVVLVLLIIFLFLQDWKATMVPALALPIALLGAMIFVKAFGFSINELTLLGVILATGLVVDDAIVVVEAVEARIEAGDKPFAAASNAMKELTGAILATALVLLAVFIPVTFFPGATGVIYRQFALTIVFSILVSTFNAISGKPLQSALLLGGGKTNPTGRGWTLIGGAFGAAYGYLFGGWLWLLLFGALGALVGTYLKPIFSGFNTQFDRMAAAYGRLLERAIRGRRLLVSAVLGGVVLTGVAFIAIPSGFVPTEDQGYGLGIIQLPPQASLEQTMKVADQARQILAQEPEIVSGELIGGAGFNGGALNQGLFFFGLKPIEERSSADQSARAVVQRLNHQFQKIEGAKVMAQQPAAVPGFSAQGGLSFQFNDLSNGGYSPTDLLVMANQLIDKAKASGFFYNLYTQFVSDAPVWRIEPDRDRMASLQVDFGTAMKVLGAVNGGAFVNQTYENGQYRQVYVQAEGSRRETIDSLENLYVPAAGGAQIPLMNLVTVRLDSAPSIISHFDLNRTVLIQGFEAIGKSTGQAIDALTATFQRLNFTNIGMDWSALSRSEVAAGSLAALVFALGLVVVYLVLSAQYGSYIDPLVILMTVPLAILGALLFLVLNKQVNNVYAQVGLVTLIGLAAKNGILIVDLANQRMEAGLSDVKAAMGAAQSRLRPILMTASAALSGFFPLVVASGAGAMSQRSIGSVIFGGLLVATAMSLFVVPAFYVLMKRLEASWFPASASNPSIPAS
- a CDS encoding efflux RND transporter periplasmic adaptor subunit, which produces MLAFPALLATLVGCVKPPPPPPQSTFSLTSPAPQAFTDQATYQSTLESIANVPLAAEIDGRIVAMSMREGQMVRPGELLFRLDQIQQQASLAADAAEARKDRFNAERYIFLNEQGAVSTKQRDAYVTQAISSDEKVRASSATLAYKDVKAPIAGMVGDIQHKLGAVVRQGETITNIVDNRSLWVRLDVPGELAYRVRLGMPVELQAPDKPALKAIGKVTFIAPSLDRRTQTLLVKATFENSDGALRDQQRVQASLRFGREQKLAIPQAAVLLQAGQTFVFRAVQPAEAQRLIGAPITPAPSAGALVAVQTPVTLGSLQGGRFAVIKGLSSSDAVVLGNLAQLRSGMVIPRR